The Malassezia vespertilionis chromosome 2, complete sequence genomic sequence GCATTTCACAATGGGCACGCACAGAAATGTACCGCCGACAAGGACAGCGTCGCTCAGTGCGAGCATGCCAAGATCGCGGCTCATGAGCACGGCGAACGTCATGCTGATCACTTCGCCCGTCGATTCGAACCTGGTAAAAAAGCCCTGCAAGACCATGACAGACATAAAAAGCCAGAAAAGCACATAGAAACCGCGAAATGGGTCTTTGGCACTCACAGTATTGGTACGGTCTAGTAGCGATATGCGTGGGATATGCGCCACTTGATGAAACAAGTGCTTGTCGTGCAGCctggtgcgctgcggcggcacaTATTCCTTCTCACCCGCTCGCGCCTGGATCACCGGCTCCAGCGGCTCTTTTTTGCGCAGTTCGGGCTGCGTTATGCCGCGTGCGGTGCCTGTTGTGCGAGTATAAATGACCTCAATCGGCGCACTGAGCGCACCCTGCACGCGGGGCTCAGGGCGTTGGCCAGACATCGCCGGGGGCGTTTGtgggcgcgctgcggcgcgcgccattcGGGCCACGTGCAACGAACCCTCCTCTCCGCTTTTGTGCCACGGATGCAAGCCtccaatgcgccgcgcagacTCGGGTGGGATGTGGCCTTGTCGTTGCTGATGGACTTTGGGCCGGTTTTTGCGCTGATCTTTGGAGGGTGCTGCAGCAATGCGTGGACACTGGAGAGATCGATGCAGCAATTGCCCACCAGTGGGACGCTCATGACGTTTGTCCAGTTTGTCGCGACCGCACTTGTGGCACTCCCGGGCGAGCTGACGTGGCGCAGGTGGCACGGCGTTCCGATTGTCTGGCTCAAGACGCCGCAAATACCGATTCGCCGGTGGCTCGTCCAGGTCGTGCTGTACAGTACCACGAGTATCCTGAACAATACCGCGTTTGCCTTCACGATTCCCATGTCTGTACATATCGTATTTCGCAGCGGGGGCATGGTGGTGAATATGGTGCTGGGGTGGGCCATTGCAGGCAGGCGGTACAATTTCATGCAAATAatcagcgtcgcgctcgtcaGCGCCGGCGTCCTCGCAGCGacgctcgccgctgcggcgccgtccAAGGCGGAGGACACGAATACAGGCCGGTACGCCATGGGTGTTTTTCTCCTCAGTCTCGCACTGCTCTCTTCCGGCGTGATGGGCATCTTCCAGGAGCGCACGTATGCGCGTTACGGACACCAGCACTggcacgaggcgctcttTTACACGCACCTCTTCTCGCTCCCTCTTTTCCTGCTAAACCCCGGTGCCATTCGTCAGCAATTCAAGGACGCTAACATGACTCCCAAGCATTGGATCGGCTACCATGGTGTGGGTGCATTTGTCCCATCGTATTATACTATGCTTACGCTCAACGTGCTCACGCAGCTGCTGTGTATCAACGGCGTGAACCGACTTACTGCTAGCGTCTCGAGTTTAAGTGTATcgctcgtgctcgtcgtgcgcaaagcagTCAGTCTCGTCATCTCTGTAGTCATTTTGAACGGTGACGGGGGAAATTTCACGCTTTGGGCTGGCTCGACGGCGGTGATGGTTGGGACGCTGGGCTATACCTACGGCGGACTGCGCGAAGCTTCAAAAGAAGGCAAGGAAAGAGTAGTGCGCGATGCTTCAAAAGAAGGTAAGGAAGAGTAGTGCGCGATGCTTCAAAAGAAGGCAAGGAAGAGTAGTACACGGCGAGATAGATGCGATGCTATGTGCGTTACAGAGGGTGCGTATGTACAGTGTGACTCCAttcctgcgctgcacgagcaTTGTCTTGCTGGAcggcagcgtgcagcgttgcaagcgctggcgtctgtgcgagcggcgcggtcgcggcgcggcgcgtatATACCAAATGGACGACGCCGAGTCCCTGGTCGATCCCGCGTGCATCGGTGCGTATTGCTTCAAAGCTTGTTGGGTTGCACGTCCCGTTTGCAATGCAAAACCAGTCTTCTCCTTGGCGAGCATAGACACAGTCATCTGCGCCAGCCATGATACACGCACACAAATCGTACGGAACTGTGTGCATGGCAGGATCCGCCGCTTCGTGCGCGAGTGTTTGTGCGAGCGCCTGCTGTGTCGCGTGGATCTGTGCTTGGAGTGCGGCAAGTTCCATGTCGAGGGCGTGTATTTGTGCATCTATTGCGTCGTGCACTTGGCCAAGCCATTCCGATACGTTGCCTTCGGTGAAATGTgcctcggcgcgggcgAGGAGCGGGTAAAGGGGGGTTTTAGACGGCGCCAACATGcactctttgcgcgctgctgctgctgcatgctGCTGTTGCCATCCCTGCAGCGTATGCCACCGCGGGTCGAGATCAATCTTGGCGCCCCGCTGCTTCTCCCAGAGAAATCTGTCCAGGTACACCACCTCCTCGATCAAAAACGGAGACGTGACATTTTTTTCGCGCTGGATATTGAGGAGGAGGATATCGGCAGGGCGCGTGATGAGCAAAGAATCCATTTCCGGGCccgcggcgagcttg encodes the following:
- the YEA4 gene encoding golgi uridine diphosphate-N- acetylglucosamine transporter (COG:G; TransMembrane:9 (n3-14c18/19o34-54i75-97o103-120i127-149o161-181i193-211o231-252i264-293o299-320i); EggNog:ENOG503NUDG), whose translation is MDFGPVFALIFGGCCSNAWTLERSMQQLPTSGTLMTFVQFVATALVALPGELTWRRWHGVPIVWLKTPQIPIRRWLVQVVLYSTTSILNNTAFAFTIPMSVHIVFRSGGMVVNMVLGWAIAGRRYNFMQIISVALVSAGVLAATLAAAAPSKAEDTNTGRYAMGVFLLSLALLSSGVMGIFQERTYARYGHQHWHEALFYTHLFSLPLFLLNPGAIRQQFKDANMTPKHWIGYHGVGAFVPSYYTMLTLNVLTQLLCINGVNRLTASVSSLSVSLVLVVRKAVSLVISVVILNGDGGNFTLWAGSTAVMVGTLGYTYGGLREASKEGKERVVRDASKEGKEE